The following nucleotide sequence is from Streptomyces sp. NBC_00237.
GACGAACTCCTGGTCCTTCAGTGAGAGCGTCATGGACCGCACCACGCGGGCGGTGATCATCCAGCCGAAGACGGCCAGCAGGCCGACGAAGGCGATCCAGCCGGTTTCCTTGAACATCGGGGACATGATCGAAATGATCAGGAACGCGGGGAAGACCAGCATCAGGTCGACCACGAACATGGCGATCCGGTCCACCCAGCCGCCGAAGTAACCGGCGCAGGCGCCGACGATCGAGGCGAGCACCGTGGAGAAGAGTGCGACCAGCAGACCGATCAGCAGTGACTTCTGGAGACCGCGCACGGTCAGGGTGAACATGTCCCGGCCGATCTGGTCCGTGCCGAACAAGTGGGCGCCGGACGGCGGCTCCTGGAGCGCGAGGTAGTCGACGTCGGTGTACTTGTACGGGCTGATCACCGGGCCGAGGAAGGCCAGGAGGAACAGCAGCACCACGATGACGGCGCCCACGAGCGCGCCCTTGTTGGACAGGAAACGGCCCCAGACAACCTTGCTGCGGCTGGGCGCTGAGGATGGTGCCGCGGTGGCGATCTCGGCGACGGTTGCGGTTTCGGTGGTCATCGGTGTGCTGCTCCCTGCGGAACGGGCTTCGTCTGGACTCGGTCGGCGGGCCGTGCGGACACGGCGTACCGGCTAGCCATTGCGGACCCGAGGGTCCAGCGCGGCGTGCAGGATGTCGGCGACGAAGCCGGCGAGCAGCACCATGACGGCGGCAAAAAGGCTGTATGCGACAACGGAATTGACGTCGTTACTGGTGATGGAGTCGATGAGCCACTCACCCATGCCGTGCCAACCGAAGATCTTCTCGGTGAAGGTGGCACCCGTGAACAGGCCGAGGAATCCGTACGCGAAGAATGTGGACATCGGAATCATCGCTGTACGCAGACCGTGCTTCATCAGCGCCTTGTTACGGGAGAGCCCCTTGGCGCGGGCCGTTCGCAAATAGTCCGAGCCGAGCACGTCGAGCATGGTGCTGCGCTGGTAGCGGCTGTACGACGCGATGGTCACCGCCACGATCGCCAGGGTGGGCAGCAGGAGGTGGATGGCCCGCTCCTGGAGCATGGTGAAGAGGCCGTCGGCGAGTGTGGTGTCGCCTTCACCAATGAACTTGATGTTGGTGCCCATGGTGTTGTTGAACCACATGGCGCCCTGCTTGATGAACGCGGCTACCAGCAGCATGGGCATCGACATGATCAGGAACGAGAAAATCATCATTGCCCGGTCGGAGAACTTGTACTGGCGTATCGCACCCCAGGCTCCGAAGAGGATGCCGAGGGCGGTGCCGAGGATGGTGCCGATCAACAGCAGGCGGAGCGAGACGCCGATGCGGGACCCGAATTCGTCATTGACGGAGGTGTCCTTGATCGTCTTGCCGAGGTCGCCCTGGACGACGTTGGAGGCCCAGTCGCCGAAGCGCTCCGGCAGCGGCGTCTTGTCGTTGATGCCGAGCTGGTTGAGCTGGCTGTCGACCACGGTGGCCGCGGGGCGCGGGTTCCGGTTCTCGAAGTACGACCGTGGCGTGAGGGATGTCGAGGCGAGTGCGTACGACAGCCCGACAGCGACCACGAGCAACACGACGTAATAGCCGAGCCGCTTCGTCAGAAAGCCGAGCACGGAACCTCCAACTGACCTGAGGGGGACGAACCACTCCGCGGCGGCACTGCTGCGGAGGCGACGGAAACGTGGTGAGGCACGCGTCGCGATGTCCACATTGTGGAGTGCGATATCCGATTAAAGGACAGTCAGCTGGTCTCGATCGGGTAAAGGTTCACGATGCAGGTTTAATTTGCCGAGTTCTGACGCTTACTGTCCAGATCAACAGCAGTCGGACCCCCTCAGATGGCAACGGCCGACGTGTCTCACATTGTGGGATTTAGGTACAGGAGCTTTCCCATGCGTACTTCCACCAAAACGGCCGCCTTCGTCGTGGCAGCTGTCACCGCCTCGATGGTTCTGACGGCGTGCGGCTCGGACAAGTCCGAGAGCGAGCCGAAGAAGCAGGCCGTCGCGGACCATGCCTCCGAGGTCAACCCGCAGCCGGTGTCGGCGCTCAAGCAGGGTGGCGAGCTCCGGGTTCCGGTTCGTGAGTGGATCACGCAGTACAACGCAAGCCACGTGGAAGGCACGCAGGGAGACCGGCGCACCATATCCGACCCGATGATGCCGAACATCTGGGAGGTCGACGCCAAGGGCGTCATCACCCCGGACAAGGACTACGTCGAGTCCGCCGAGTCGGCCGACAAGGGCGGCAAGCAGGTCCTGACGTACAAGATCAACCCCAAGGCCAAGTGGTCCGACGGTACGCCGCTGAGCTACCGCGACTTCGAGGCCATGTGGAAGGCGCAGGGTCAGGGGAACGCGGAGTTCCTGATCAGCGAGTCCACCGGCTACGAGGACATCGAGTCGGTGAAGGCCGGTGCGAACGACCAAGAGGTCGTCATCACCATGAAGAAGTTCACCTCGCAGTGGCAGGGCATGTTCTGGCAGCTCATGCCGGCCAAGTTCATCGACACGCCCGAGAAGTTCAACAAGGGCTGGGTCGAGAAGATCCCGGCGACGGCAGGCCCGTTCAAGGTCGGCAAGATGGACAAGACCGCGCAGACGGTCACCCTCGTGCCGGACGCCAACTGGTGGGGCGAGAAGCCCAAGCTCGACAAGATCGTCTTCCGGGTGCTCCAGCCGGACGCGCAGATCGACGCGTTCCTGAACAAGGAGCTCGACATCACGACGGCGTCCAACGCCGACTACTACAAGCGCCTCAAGGCCGCCAAGGACACCGACTTCCGCATCGGTTCCCCGTGGGACGAGACCCACATGACCTTCGGCTCCGGCGGCGTCGTCGCGGACGTCAAGGTGCGCCAGGCGGTGCAGATGGCGGTCGACAACAAGGTCATGGCCGACATCGCGGGCAAGGGCCTGCCGGTTGAGTTCAAGACCCTCGGCAGCCACTTCTACATGCCGAACCAGAAGGGCTACCAGGACAACTCCGGCAAGTACGGCAAGGGTGACGTCGCCGCCGCCGGGAAGCTCCTGGACGAGGCCGGCTGGAAGTCCCCGGGTGAGGGCCAGGTCCGCACCAAGGACGGCAAGAAGCTGGAGCTCAACTACGTGACGGGCGCCGGTGCCTCCGCGTCGGTGAAGGCGCGCGACGCCGCCACCCAGTCGATGCTGAAGAAGGTCGGCATCGACATGAAGATCAACGAAGTCTCCGCCAATGACTACTTCAACAAGTACGTCAACAAGGGCGCCTTCGACATCACCGGATTCCGCTTCACCAGCGCCACCGGTCTCACCTCCGACGGGTTCGGCATCTACCGCGACCCGAAGGGCGGTCAGATCTTCCAGAACTACGGCAAGGTCGTCACCCCGGGCGGCGAGGCCAAGTACCGTGAGGCGCTGGCCGCGAAGACCCCCGAGGAGTCGCAGAAGCTCCAGAACGAGGCCGACAAGCTG
It contains:
- a CDS encoding ABC transporter permease, producing the protein MTTETATVAEIATAAPSSAPSRSKVVWGRFLSNKGALVGAVIVVLLFLLAFLGPVISPYKYTDVDYLALQEPPSGAHLFGTDQIGRDMFTLTVRGLQKSLLIGLLVALFSTVLASIVGACAGYFGGWVDRIAMFVVDLMLVFPAFLIISIMSPMFKETGWIAFVGLLAVFGWMITARVVRSMTLSLKDQEFVRAARFMGVHPFRIILRHILPNMASFLIIDATIAVGGAVMAETGLSYFGFGVQSPDVSLGTLISTGEGSALTQPWMFYFAAGLLVIFVLSVNLMGDGLRDALDPTSDRVSRKQRRAVAREAKAVREKAAAALAANTSPTSAHETPGSRA
- a CDS encoding ABC transporter family substrate-binding protein — encoded protein: MRTSTKTAAFVVAAVTASMVLTACGSDKSESEPKKQAVADHASEVNPQPVSALKQGGELRVPVREWITQYNASHVEGTQGDRRTISDPMMPNIWEVDAKGVITPDKDYVESAESADKGGKQVLTYKINPKAKWSDGTPLSYRDFEAMWKAQGQGNAEFLISESTGYEDIESVKAGANDQEVVITMKKFTSQWQGMFWQLMPAKFIDTPEKFNKGWVEKIPATAGPFKVGKMDKTAQTVTLVPDANWWGEKPKLDKIVFRVLQPDAQIDAFLNKELDITTASNADYYKRLKAAKDTDFRIGSPWDETHMTFGSGGVVADVKVRQAVQMAVDNKVMADIAGKGLPVEFKTLGSHFYMPNQKGYQDNSGKYGKGDVAAAGKLLDEAGWKSPGEGQVRTKDGKKLELNYVTGAGASASVKARDAATQSMLKKVGIDMKINEVSANDYFNKYVNKGAFDITGFRFTSATGLTSDGFGIYRDPKGGQIFQNYGKVVTPGGEAKYREALAAKTPEESQKLQNEADKLIWDAGHSLEIFQTPSIIATPKKLANYGSPGLASVDWKSVGYMK
- a CDS encoding ABC transporter permease; this translates as MLGFLTKRLGYYVVLLVVAVGLSYALASTSLTPRSYFENRNPRPAATVVDSQLNQLGINDKTPLPERFGDWASNVVQGDLGKTIKDTSVNDEFGSRIGVSLRLLLIGTILGTALGILFGAWGAIRQYKFSDRAMMIFSFLIMSMPMLLVAAFIKQGAMWFNNTMGTNIKFIGEGDTTLADGLFTMLQERAIHLLLPTLAIVAVTIASYSRYQRSTMLDVLGSDYLRTARAKGLSRNKALMKHGLRTAMIPMSTFFAYGFLGLFTGATFTEKIFGWHGMGEWLIDSITSNDVNSVVAYSLFAAVMVLLAGFVADILHAALDPRVRNG